A genomic stretch from Podospora pseudoanserina strain CBS 124.78 chromosome 3, whole genome shotgun sequence includes:
- a CDS encoding hypothetical protein (COG:S; EggNog:ENOG503PC7D), which yields MTLLPRHPPHPNVLDIPTPPLQQAGLFIIFFFTAIAFVAFLLRLFSRHKTGQWGLDDAMVGCAMLFSLLMIGPFYMYIKLGYFGWRQEDVPPTYDPTPAFWWFFLAQLFYNPILAFVKASVLLFLLRLGGQKPGVRMVIYVLNTFNALQAIAIFLVALLQCLPIEANWDFALKADPNTRCIDNSFHVIASCLTLLTDILVVVIPFWIFLGLKMKKAAKVAVLGIFLLGLAVTIIGAVRLNGIIKLFYSTPDGKDPFHDVTVTLSVVEANIAIVSACAPALRPLFRMWMPVLFGGTTERYGNKYTPNSKLPYYADQSNTKGGNGTGMRADDVTLKSIKATRNRDGHTECRSASPSGSEEEIMTYNGIMRTTDVRVQYDGASGFAVSTGDKSRPSVDSKGVDFVVAVEEKRTV from the exons ATGaccctccttcctcgccacccACCGCACCCCAACGTGCTTGAtatcccaacaccaccactacaACAAGCCGGTCTCTTCattattttcttcttcacaGCTATCGCCTTCGTTGCCTTCCTGCTCCGGCTCTTTTCCCGGCACAAAACTGGACAATGGGGTCTCGACGATGCTATGGTGGGCTGTGCCATGCTGTTCTCGCTCCTGATGATTGGGCCTTTCTATATGT ACATCAAACTCGGATACTTTGGCTGGAGACAAGAAGACGTCCCACCAACATATGATCCAACGCCGGCATTTTGGTGGTTCTTCCTAGCACAATTGTTTTACAACCCTATCTTGGCCTTCGTCAAGGCTTCGGTACTCCTGTTCCTGCTGAGACTCGGTGGTCAGAAGCCTGGCGTTAGAATGGTCATCTACGTCCTCAATACCTTCAACGCTCTGCAGGCTATCGCTATCTTTCTGGTTGCACTGCTCCAGTGCTTGCCGATCGAGGCCAACTGGGACTTCGCCCTGAAGGCTGACCCCAACACCCGGTGTATCGACAACAGCTTCCACGTCATTGCGTCCTGCTTGACACTGCTCACTGACATTTTGGTTGTTGTCATTCCATTTTGGATTTTCTTGGGCctcaagatgaagaaggcggccaAGGTTGCTGTCTTGGGTATCTTCCTGCTCGGTCTTGC TGTCACCATTATCGGCGCGGTCCGACTCaacggcatcatcaagctcTTTTACAGCACGCCCGACGGCAAGGACCCATTCCACGACGTAACCGTCACCCTCTCTGTTGTCGAAGCCAACATCGCCATCGTGTCTGCCTGCGCGCCAGCCCTGCGACCGCTGTTCCGCATGTGGATGCCCGTCCTCTTCGGCGGCACCACCGAGCGCTACGGCAACAAGTACACACCCAACAGCAAGCTGCCTTACTACGCCGACCAGAGCAACACCAAGGGCGGCAACGGCACCGGCATGCGCGCGGACGACGTCACGCTCAAGAGCATCAAGGCGACGAGGAACCGCGATGGGCACACCGAGTGCCGGAGCGCCAGCCCGAGCgggagcgaggaggagatcatgACGTACAATGGCATTATGCGGACGACGGATGTCAGGGTACAGTACGACGGCGCGAGCGGGTTTGCGGTGTCAACAGGGGACAAGAGCAGGCCGAGTGTAGACTCCAAGGGGGTGgactttgttgttgctgttgaggagaagaggacaGTGTAA
- a CDS encoding hypothetical protein (EggNog:ENOG503NXMG; CAZy:AA7; COG:C): MIAVSLSRALLLAGTFARLGLAQTEPTILAEDGSVLSANETTVAPAAEAEVVEDAGEVLLLTDAVLANLTALDLSDINLFTFDEDVSGVTTKRSFSRGFQVGDCKVFPGDRAWPSRLSWTVFNLLTGGALIETVPIGAVCYPNSGVYNAAKCQYVLANWAQSALHASDPTSVMSPLYQGETCMPQNGQTGTCEMGSFPSYSVKIRNVYQVQLAVNFARNQNLRLVVHNTGHDFLGKSTGAGALSIWTHNLKDIKYVKSFRSPSYNGPALKLGAGVQVGELYAAANSLGVTAVGGECPGVGVAGGYLAGGGHSPLSSKYGLGSDQVLSIDVVLPNGRFVTATETKNTDLFWALRGGGGGTFGVVTSITVKVHPKQKFAGFSMTLNAGPESENSIAVFWQAMYAYWRKFPGYAAQGVYGYSTVFPLFTAAGGYSWTFHPFMMPNMTLAQFKVHVQPLLDEWTAMGLAFTPNFFEKENLYDVWTQYFPAESVANSNMRTASRMFPASVWNNSTNRDALFDEMRAIIEEGSALIQYNMNPRQTEGTPNSAANSHWRDAIWFAIMGAGWAPGTPEPELAATNNKITHDWMERLRAWGPGGYGNEGDVMEPNFGEAFFGTNYQRLLSIKREVDPNDLFWAPTAVGAERWTIQGQPSWLTTQVGKLCKISN, from the exons ATGATTGCTGTATCCCTCTCCCGCGCCCTGCTCCTTGCGGGTACATTTGCTCGCCTCGGTTTGGCCCAGACAGAGCCAACCATTCTCGCCGAAGACGGGTCTGTCCTTT CTGCCAACGAGACCACCGTCGCCCCggctgccgaggccgaggtggttgaagatgccgGTGAGGTCCTGCTGTTGACCGATgccgtcctcgccaaccttACCGCTCTTGACCTCAGCGACATCAATCTCTTCACCTTCGACGAAGACGTCTCCGGCGTAACCACCAAGAGAAGCTTCTCAAGGGGCTTCCAGGTCGGCGACTGCAAGGTGTTCCCCGGTGACCGTGCCTGGCCATCCCGTCTGAGCTGGAccgtcttcaacctcctgACCGGTGGCGCCCTCATCGAGACTGTCCCCATCGGTGCCGTCTGCTACCCCAATAGCGGCGTCTACAATGCTGCCAAGTGCCAATATGTGCTTGCCAACTGGGCTCAGTCTGCTCTTCACGCGAGTGATCCCACCTCGGTCATGTCCCCCCTCTACCAGGGCGAGACGTGCATGCCCCAGAACGGCCAGACCGGCACCTGCGAGATGGGCAGCTTCCCCTCCTACTCTGTGAAGATCCGCAACGTCTATCAAGTTCAGCTTGCCGTCAACTTTGCCCGCAACCAGAACCTCCGTCTTGTCGTCCATAACACGGGCCACGACTTCCTTGGTAAGTCGACTGGCGCCGGTGCCCTCTCGATCTGGACCCACAACCTCAAGGACATCAAGTATGTCAAGTCGTTCCGCAGCCCTTCCTACAATGGCCCTGCCCTCAAGCTTGGTGCCGGTGTCCAGGTTGGTGAGCTCTATGCGGCCGCCAACAGCCTCGGTGTCACCGCTGTCGGTGGTGAGTGCcccggtgttggtgttgccggTGGTTAccttgctggtggtggccacTCGCCCCTGAGCAGCAAGTATGGTCTTGGTTCCGACCAGGTCCTCAGTATCGATGTCGTCCTCCCCAACGGCCGCTTCGTTACTGCCACCGAGACCAAGAACACCGACCTGTTCTGGGCTCTccgtggcggcggcgggggcacTTTCGGTGTcgtcacctccatcaccgtcaAGGTCCACCCCAAGCAGAAGTTTGCTGGTTTCTCCATGACCCTCAACGCCGGCCCCGAGTCCGAGAACAGCATCGCCGTCTTCTGGCAGGCCATGTATGCCTACTGGCGCAAGTTCCCCGGCTATGCCGCCCAGGGCGTCTATGGCTACTCCACCGTCTTCCCTCTATTTACCGCCGCCGGTGGCTACAGCTGgaccttccaccccttcatgATGCCCAACATGACCCTCGCCCAGTTCAAGGTTCACGTCCAGCCTCTCCTCGATGAGTGGACTGCCATGGGTCTCGCCTTCACCCCCAACTTcttcgagaaggagaacCTCTATGATGTCTGGACCCAGTACTTCCCTGCCGAGTCCGtggccaacagcaacatgcGCACCGCTTCCCGCATGTTCCCCGCCAGCGTCTGGAACAACTCGACCAACCGCGACGCCTTATTCGACGAAATGCGCGCCATTATCGAGGAGGGCTCCGCGCTCATCCAGTACAACATGAACCCCCGCCAGACCGAGGGCACTCCCAACTCGGCCGCCAACTCCCACTGGCGCGACGCCATCTGGTTCGCCATCATGGGCGCCGGCTGGGCCCCTGGCACCCCCGAGCCCGAGCTGgccgccaccaacaacaagattACCCACGACTGGATGGAGCGTCTCCGTGCCTGGGGCCCCGGTGGCTACGGCAACGAGGGCGATGTCATGGAACCCAACTTtggcgaggccttcttcggcACCAACTACCAGCGCCTGCTCAGCATCAAGCGGGAGGTCGACCCCAACGATCTCTTCTGGGCTCCCACTGCCGTCGGTGCCGAGAGGTGGACCATCCAGGGCCAGCCCAGCTGGTTAACCACCCAGGTCGGCAAGCTCTGCAAGATCTCCAACTAG